The following is a genomic window from Lysinibacillus sp. JNUCC-52.
ACGACCATGCTTTAGCCCGTTGACAAGGTCGCCATTATAGGATGCTTGTCCATTGCTATAATAAAGTGTGCCTTTACCTGTCATAACATCCTCTTTAAAATGCCCTTCCGATTCAAGCACACCTTGTCTTGAAAAGACTTTCCCTTTTCCATGCTTCATATCTTCAAAGAAATAACCTTCAAAGTGTAAAGGCGTTACACCCGATTGAAGCTCCATCTCGGTAGGTGCCTCTGGAACATAATACAGCTTACCTGCCCCTTGCATATGGTTCCACATAAAATCACCTTCGTATTGTAAAAAACCACTTGGATAATATTGTATACCCTTACCCTTTTTCATACCATGCACAAAATCCCCCTCAAATTGCGGTCGATTTAAGTGCGGATATTGCTCACGACAATCTTTAAATGGTGCAATGACATCCTCTTCATAATATAAAATGCCATAGCCATCCATTAAGTCATTACGAAAATGTCCCTCATAATAGACCTTTCCGTCTTTATATAAAATACCTGTACCTTGTTTTTTATTTTGGATAAATTCGCCTTGATAAACTTTTTGACCTTTTAAATACATAATGCCGTTGCCTTGCTTCATATGATTGACGAATTCTCCCTCGAATAACACCTCTCCCTCCTGATCAAAAATAGTCCCCTTGCCATCATAAATATCATGGCCAAAATCGTTTTTCTTAACGCCACCACGGTACATTATTTTCCCATCTGGGTAAAAAAGCTCTTTTTCTTGATGATTATAGTTCATTTTATTGCCTTCCTTTATCAATTCAGTATATGCTCAATTATAGCGTGGAACAGAATACATATGTGTGAATTTTTAGAATTTAAGGAGAGTACCATGAAAAAAATTTATAAACTAATTTTAATTGTCCTATTCCCCCTAATTATCTTGTTTGTGACGACATCATTACTAACTCGAGATTCTACTTTCAATAAAGAAGTGATCGATCGGCTTGATATCGAAGAGATTAATGAAATTGAAATTATTCGAGCATCTGATGAAAAAACAATTACGGTAACAGATGCAGATAATATCAGTAATATTATGCAGTTATTTAAGAACAAAGAAATTCGAAAAGTATTTTTTGCGAAGTCAGATTTTAAAGAGGCATACTGGTTAACATTACGAATTAATGATAATCGTGAAGTCGGCATTCGCCTTGATGATTCAACACATCTATTTGTTTATTTATACGAGGAAAATTACATGAAAGACTATAAATTATTAGACAAACTGGATACTAAGTATATTGAAGAATTATTTTAATATACGATTAAAATTAGAATGAATCCTCAGTAAATCATGTGGGAACAGTACATGTTGTAAGACGCAAAAACCGCGCATTGAATATTGCGTCTTACACTGTGCCCTAAAGTAGTTTTATTGGCAAATAGCATTATTAAACTAAATGTTTAACCATTGTGTAATAGCTACTTCCAGGGGGATAATCTTTTATTTCCCCAACAACTATATAGCCTCTCGCTTCATAAAACGAGCGAGCTTGAAAGTCATATGTAGTTAACAATGCCTTTGTGGCCCCCATCCTTATTGCGGTTGCTTCCGCTTGTAACAACAATTTTTCACCTAATCCTTGTCGACGATATTCCTTACTAAACCAAAACTTATTAATTTCGAGCCAATCCCAATAAACCTCCGCGGTTAATCCGCCAATCCATTCATTATCATTTGAAACAATAACATTTAAAGGCTGCACAGCTCCCACTTTTCTTATTTCTTTATGGTATCGAGAATGTTCATTATTAAACTCTCTTAAACTAGTATTTAGAAATGTGACAAATGCTTCATGATTTTCTAATAAAACTTCTACATTATAATTCATCGTTTTCCCCCTTAATACACTGCAAAGCTATCTCTCCTTCGTTTATCGTCCGATATTTCTACTAATTAAACTACCCTAGTCTTCATTCAACACCTATCATTTTTTACGTTTCTTCACCGTCACTATCGTTGCTATAACGATGGCTACCTTTCCTAGTAAAAGCAGTACGTAAATACTAAAAGAAATGAGCGATGGTAACAGCACTATCCACCACGACCATGTAATGACTTCAGTTAGCTTTAGCACAATAAAGACAATGGTTAAAACTTCTGCTACTCCCACAATCTCACCACCATTAATCACTTATTTAGTACAAAGTATAGCCGATTCAACTTATTTATAGGAAGGCATTCTATGGAACATAGAGGTAAAAAATTCGTTTAAATAAAACAGGAGGGAATGTATGGAAATAACCTTAACTATATGGTCACTGATTTTATTAATAGGTACCATTATTATATTTCTTATTGTCAGTTCATCCGCAACATTTTTAAACTTTTTTATCGTACATTTTCATTTTCATCCTTTGAAAGCTATATTGCTCCTAACAATAGGATGTTTCTTTCTAGCCCTTATTGGGATGAAAGATGTTAAAAATAGGGCTACTTTAATTATTAGCTATATTACGATTACGATAACTAACGTTAGTTTTCATGGCAATTATCTCTTTTATATTGATTATTGGGCACTTGTTCAGTTAATTGGTTCTAGCTAGTTGTGCAACCGCAGATACAATCATATGAATCGCTCGTTATTAAAACATATTAAAAAATGTTAATAATCCAATTATTAACATTTATCAGTATTTCATTGTCCCTTATTGTTTTACAGTTATAGTGAGGTACTTACATAAGTTGAGTATCAAAATAGAAATGAAGGAGGTTTACTTTTAGGTTAAGGTAGAAACTCAATTTAACTAAAAAGCACCACTATACTAGGAGGGAAATAAATGCAAACTCAGCTAATACGAGAGAAATTTTTATTTTCAGATTTACCTGCAATGAATTCAAGTTATGACAAAGTGAGAGAAGCATTCAAAGAAAAATTCAAAGTAAATCCAGATGGTATTGCAGTAAATAGCGAAACTTATTTTAAAGGAGTTACGCCTGCAATCACTGAGCAATATGGCCACCCTTGCTACAAAACACTTGGTGACTTTACGTATACTAAGGGAGACGGGGCACCCCCTAAATCTGTCATAGTCGGTAGTAATATTGCTGTAAATCATGGGGATGAAGCAGCCACTATGACTTTAGAAGTTCAAGGCAGTTGGCAAAGTCAACAAACATGGTCTACAGAAAGTACAACAGGCTTAACTTTCGCTTCTAAATTTACAATAGAGGGCTTTTTTGAATCAGGGATGGAATTCTCTGTTAGTACTACTATAGGGGAATCAAAAACTGAAACAGAATCAAAAACGGCAACTGCCAAGATAGAGGTAACAGTACCACCAAGAAGTAAGAAGAAGGTTGTAATAGTTGGGACATTAAAAAAAGAGACGATGCATTTTCGTGCACCGATTTTTGTCAATGGCATGTTTGGTGCAAACTTCCCTAAGAGAGTACAAGATCATTATTTTTGGTTCCTTAATGCGACAAGTGTACTCAAAAATACTTCTGGAGAAATATCTGGAACAATTAAAAACTCCGCCGTCTTTGATGTTCATACGGAGATTGGTAAAACAGAGCCTTTAACAGCTGAAGAATTAAGTGAATTTATGGCATTAACTAAATAGCTTTACTTTATCGGTGGGTTAACTCATACCCACCGATTTTACTATGACTTAGAATAAAGAGAAATCACTGATAGGACCCTTCAACAAAAATTCAGGTCTACATTAGGACAAAGCTTCGTTAAAAATTTGTCCGCCATCTTTTATATTAATTATTTTTAAACGATTCGTATTTTTAATAAAAATAGATTTATAAAGCTTTGTGCCATTTTCATCGATAATTAATAAAATACGTTTATCACGGGTATCGGTTACCTTTTCAAAGTGAATGTCGTCTTTATTGTCGATTTGTTCGGTAATTTTGCTATATTCAGGTAATGAAGTCCATTCACTAAGGTCAATATTTTCCTTATCTTCACCTTGTACATTTTGTTCTGGCTGTACTGGTTGTTCAACCTGGTCTTTTCCTTGTTGATTTTCCTGTTTCTCCTGCTGTTGAGAGGTATCCTGTTTTGTAGCCTCATCTTCATTATTGCTGCAAGCTGCTAACATTGTTACAACAGCACTTATTACTATCAATTTTTTAAACACGCTGCATTACATCTCCTTGTAGTCTCATAGTTTACGATAATCGCCTAATTATGCTATTATTTTTTTGTATTTTTAAGCATAAGGAGGAAATATTATGTCAAATAACACAATGAAGTGGACCATTATTACTGCTGTTTTAACAGTATTTGTTTACATTGATGGCTTCTATTTGTGGGACATCTTTTATATCACTATTCCTTTAGCAGTTTTATCATCGATCATTGCGATGATAGTCACGTATAAAGAACTACGACCTGTCTATATGCTTTTAAACGTTTTATTCACATTTATTGCGATTGTCGCTTTTTTTGTTTTAAACAAATGACCTTACTATAGCTATCATTGATTTATGTTACACATAGTTCTTCTATCTGCTGTTTACCCAAAATCCATCTAGTTTACTTGCCCGTTTCAGCTTGAAATATAATTATAGCTTCCATATAGTTTAAGTGTAAATCAAAAGCTCTAATTAATAATCGTTTTAGGTCACCTATTAGTCACTTTTAGTAACAATAGCAAAAGACCCCCATCACTGAACCGCACCCCCGATTGTTAGACACAATCTATCAATTAGGGGGCAGTTCATCACGGGGGTGGTCTTTTTTCAATACTACAAAATAGGTAAATTACGTTAGAAAAAATTAATTTAACCCCAATATTTATCCATTAATGACGTTGACCAATTTGGCTGTTTCACATCTCCTTTTGGTAAGAACTCTCTCATTACAGGTTTAATATCAATAATCGGAGTTCCGTCTATCGCATCTAATCCTTTAACAATTAATGTTTTTTGTTTTATTTCTATTAGTTCTACAATAGTTACCCCCAATTTATTAGGTCTATTTTTTCCTCTTTGTGCAAAAATACCAACCTCAGGATAATTTTTATTGTTTCTAGGATGCCTTGCATCGTACTGAATTTTTTCATCAGCAACCTTATCAAAATAAAAAATGATTTCCAAGTGAGAAAACTCGTCAACACCCTTTAAAGACAATTCATTAAAATTTTCTGTAAGTTCAATTGTCGACATTATTGAACCCCAATTATCATCCTCAATTTCTTTTCTATTATTATTTACAATCGCTACTGGCTGTATAGAGTATTGCATAGTTAACTCTCCTCCCTTGAGACTTTATTTTGATAATTTCCACAAAAAAATCATTTCGATGATTAATGATTGGTCACTTGCTTAGTTTTCCAACTCATTTGTTGGCACATAACTCTTTAAAATTACATCTCAAACAGCGCCATTTATCTTGTGTTTGCTCAAAATCTTCAAGATCTACAGGCTCGTTTGAAAGTATATCGGCTTGAAACTTTTTCATTTCTAAAACACTGTGTCGAAATGTATGTAAAATATTGTCCATATCGAACGATGTAAACATATATTGTTTGCGTTCCCCTGTCACTAAATATTCATTATAAACTTCGATTTTTTCTAATGAAACACCGTATTTTTGTTGGATATAATAAGCATAAAGTGCTAATTGCTGACGATCATCGTCTGATTGGCCACCTGTTTTCCAGTCAATAATAATCCATTTATCTTCTATATCATCGTAATAATGAAAGTCCATCACGACAAAAACTTGCGTATCCTCAATTTTCATCGAGCGAAACTGTTCGGGCTCTCCAATTCGTAATGAGCCTGTATGCGCAGTAATTTGTAAAAACGTCTCACTTAAAAGGAAGTTCGTAAATACCGCTTCTAAACGATTTTTATAGTCCGTAATTAGTTCAGCATTTAGCTTTCCTTCATAATAGATTTCCTGCATCATGTAAAACTTATTAGGTTTATGTCTCCATAAATCCACGTGGCGAGTCGAATCAATAAAGGCAGCATTTAACTGACCACGCGCACGATTTACAAGCTCTGACACAGACGGTACTGTCTTCGTTTGCAAATAATCGATAATCGTTTGCTCGATTAATCGATGGACAATTTGTCCAAATAATATAGGCATCGCTTGCAGCTTTTTTAAGCGATATACATGCTGGTGAAATGGTTCCACCTGATGGCTCAGCCATCCATTATGAGAAAAATAGTATTCATAGCCATATTTTCTGGCGCAGCTTGTTAATGTTTTATGGCGTGAAAGTGACCACGAAAATGTTGGAAAAGGTGAAATTTCAAACATGCGAACCCTCCTTATAACTGTTGGAAGAAATCATAAATAAGTTGTAAAATAAGCACTATTGTTACAACACGTAACAGTATCTTGACTTGATTTGCCTTTACCTTTCTTGCAAGGACAATGCCAATTTGTGCACCAATAATGGATCCAAGCATTAAAACGATTGTGAGCGGCCATTCTATTTTTCCAGTGGCAATATACGTAATGGCTGCCCCTGAGCACATCGCAAAAACGCCAACACGAGACAAGCCTACAGCTTTTATATAGGAAAGTTTTTCATGCGCATACGTATACAACGCCAATGTACTACTACCAGGGCCAAATAAGCCATCATAAAATCCTACGCCCAGCAAAATGGGTCCGTTTTTTCTATTCATTTTAAAGCTTTCTACTTCACCGAAATCAGCACCACCGATAAACGACATAATGAGTGCGAAGCCAAGTAAAATAATAGCAATAAGCGTTAACGTCTGACCGCTCATAAAGGAAGCAAAGAGCCCACCCAATGTTCCACCAATCAAAGATACAAGCAGAACTGAACGCATTTCCGACCAAGACAATTCCTTTCTTTTAAAAATCGTATAAAAGCTAGAAAAAGCACTTACCATATTGGAAACTTTATTCGCTCCAATTGCTGAGTGAACTGGTACACCCATCAGCATCATTGTTGGTAATGTAATTAATCCACCACCGCCAACTAATGTGCCGATGACATTCCCTGCAATACCGATCACTAAAAATAAAACGTATTCCATCTAATCCTTCTTTCTAACCACTTGATATCAATCTTATGTTACAGTATAACAGAATCCTATTTTGAAAGAAGTCAATATCGAGGTGATCGTATGCATGAACAACTAAAAACACCTACCCCAAAACTGTGTAAACAACTAACAATAATTGTGGCAACCATTTTTACAGCTGGCATTACCGCAACTGTACTTCAATATCATAAACTCCCCTCCTCCATTCCAGTTTTACAAAGCTTTACGACGGACCATGCACAGTTCGGGCCTAAAATCGCTATCTTTTATTTACCATTTGTAGCGTTAATGCTCTTTTTACTTTTGCATTACTTGGAAATAAAAGCGGCTTATCCATTAGTACGTAAACATAAGCCTACCTTATCTCATATCGAGCGACAAAATGGGATAATCACCTTCTGCCTTATGAAAAACAGTATTTTGCTGTATTTTACATACTCACTTTTCAATGATTTATCAGTGGCAATGGGACACAATCGTATTTTACAACAATGGCATGCGTATGGATTTCTTGCCTTGTTGTTTATCATCTTTATTGCGGGTATTATCCGTGGACTATACCTCCAACATAAAACAAAAAGCTAGCTGCACAATCACCTTTGTGCAACTAGCTTTTTTTATAATAACACAGTGCCAAATTGCTGATTGTAGCGCCCCTTTTCCATCATCGACTAATAACAAAAAAACGATAAAATTCGCCCATAAATCCATTGACTGAGAATTATTCTCAATGATAAAATTTTTGTAAATACACGATAAAATGACAAAGGAGGACGACTTATGTCGAGTTGGGGAACAACAAAGGAACAACCTTCTACTATTCGAAAAATCCGCAACTAAAGATTAGGCAAATCCTCATTTACGAATCGACCCTACAACTATGAAATTAGGTATTTGGCATGTAAGAATTTTAGTTAGTAATATTCTCGTGCAAAAAGTACCATTCAAGTTATCAACCATTTCGTACTTCAAGGAAAGTTGGTGAAGTATTATGTGGTATTATCAATCGCTCGCATATTTTTTGTACTTTACGCTAATTATTTTTATTCCTTCATTTGTAAGGGGTTCTCCTTACAAGGAGACCCCAAAGTCTTCTTATACAAGAAGATTACTAGCCTCTATGGTAGTGGCTCTTATCATGACATGTATTGTTACTCTTTTAGATATAAGATTTCCTTTTGGATTTGATTAGACTTTTCTTTACTTCGTGTGAATGGTAAATAAACTATACAATATTTGCTCCATTCCCTTTTAATAGGAATGGAGCATAGCAACTGAACCTACTACCTTCTTATGCTGGAATACAATTTACCGTTTCATTCTTAATAGAAAGTTGGTGACGATTCATGTGGTATTATCAATCACTCGCCTATTTTTTGTACTTTACGTTAATTATTTTTGTATCTTTGTTTGTAACGGGTTCTCCTTACAAGGAAACACCAAAATCCTCCTATACAAGAAGGTTACTAACGACAATGGTATGGGCTCTTTTCTTAACATGTATTGTTACACTTTTGGATATAAGATTTCCTTTTGGATTTGACTAGTACTTCTATTACTAATGGAGTTCGGTGGATAGGCATTCATTCATATATGAACCTCTTCTATTTAAATTAAATGACTCTTCCTCAAAATATTCAGGAGGTGTTCTCCATTAAAGATAATACAAAAAAAGATAAAGCATTAATCGCATCTGGCTTTTTCTTTATCGCTTTTTTCGTTAAGTTATTGAAGGATCTGGAAGATTTCAACCTAAAAGATTTACTCGCTTATACACTTTTTGCTGCAATAGCTACTGGGATATTTTTTATTTTAAAGTACCCATTTAATAGCAAATAATTTTTATTAAATACATTAAACTGGAGTGATATTATGATAAAAAATAGTCCATATACATTATTTAAAGGAACTATGGTCGTTGTTATTGTAATGTTTTCTATTCATGGTGTATTTACAGAATAAACGGTTGCGAACGAATACCCAAATGACGAAGAGGTTCTCGCTTTGCAGAAGAAATAAATAAGAAATTCCCTGGAAAAAGTAACTGTGAATAATTAAAAAGTAGATTAGGTAGTAGCATCTTTATTTTTCTCTAGTAGTATTTTCATCATGATAATTGTGAACACTGATATATCAGTATATCCAACCTAATAAGCTCAATTATTTTTGCGGTATTTGTAGGTGTCATATTTTTCATTCTAAACTACCCATTTAAAAATAAGTAAGATGCACATTTTCAACTCATAAAATTCAAATCATATGCTCTTTATTAAGCGTTGAAAAGGTAGAATTAACTTTTATTGTAAAGGAAGAGGCAGAACTAGATATTATCAAAGTATTTTCTGTATAGAACCACAATGTGCCTATCTAATCGTTGAAATAGTCTGGATTCTTTGAAATAAACCCAATTGTAAGATCACATATAAAAAGTCGATTGAATCCTAATATTTCGGACCAATCGACTTTACCATTTATATCACATCGTTCACTTTCTTTTTATTGTGAGAAAAACTACTTTCAAAGTACAAATTCATTAAAATAAGCCCTAAAGCAAAGGCAATAAGTCCTCCACTAATAAATGCAAGTAACAGTTTATAAAATAAGCCAAAATCAGCTGTATATTGATAATAATCTAATATTAAAAAAATAGCGATTGTGCCAATAATTGAAGTAACACTAGAAATACAATAAGCCCAGATAAATTGTTTTCTGCTGTACAAAATACTTCCCACTTCCTTTCGATGTGCTTGTATATATTAGAATGAGAAAAATCAAATGAAAATATGCATATTTTAAACATTTATTTGTAAATTATCACAGAGCTTTTCTTTATTAATTTATACCCCAGAAATAGATTTCTTAGCCATGTATGTTACGAAGCTAAAATTCCGTTTATTGTACTGAGTTTCACAAATTACGGAAAATAGATTATACTGGAACTAACTATTAACAATCATATTCAAAAAGGGGAATCTCCTATGACAGAAAATAATCAGACTGAAGCACCAAAAAAGAAAATGACTCTGCAAGAAGCCGTGAAGCAACAGCTTGAAAACAAAAAGAACAAAAATGCTACTACTAAGGGAAAAATGAATGGTGACACTTCAACAAAGAAAATGAAAAGCCAACAAACGAAAAAAACAAGTAATACACGTAGAAAAATGGGCGTTTAAGAACGGATTGAAAAAAATTCGTTTAACGCAAAAAAGCATCCAAGGAATCGTCAATTTTCCTTGAATGCTTTTTACTTTATTTAACCTCTTGGCGTAATGCTTGTAACTCTTCAAATGATAAGTTAGTTAAATCTATAATCTCTCTATCACTATTCCCTTTTAAAATCATCTTTTTCGCAATGCCTTCTATCCCTTGTTTTATTCCTTTTTCTATTCCTTCTTGTTCCGCGTAGTATTTTGCATCTTCCATTTTAGCCTCTTCATCTAGCAAATACTTGACCCGTGATTGGTAAGCGATAATATTATCTGGATCTTGACTGATTTCTTCCCATGCTTGAAGTGCTTCACGTATATTTTCATCGGTCTGCGCTATTTCCTCCAATACTTTATAGATATCCTCACGCACAATCTTTTTACCGTCATCTACCTTACCAAACATCAGCAACCACCTCTCTAAATTAATATTGAATGATTAAAGTTCTTTATTTATCTAAACCTTAAACATTTATCCATTTCAATAAACTGAATTTCTACCACATCATCTGTTCTTTGTACTCAGTGTAAAGTCTTATCACCGCTGAAATTGTGAGCAACTTTGTGAAATTGCCTTCATTTAATAAGTTATTCGACACCATATTAAAGGAAGTTTTTATTTAAAGGACCACAAAGTACTAAAAAAACAGAGAAAACATTTTTAATCATACTCCTTTCTAAAATACTTAACTTACTTTCATCGTATCTCGCACATAACAAAATTTTAGTCGGTAGCCTTCATTTACAGCATTATGAACGGTTGAAACTTTGATGATGTCAAAAATGTTCGTCTTCATTGCTTAATTCATTAACCTTTAGTTTTTTTAATTTTTTATCATTAAATTCAAAAACCTCATCGCATATCAATTCAATATCTTTTTGCATATGGCTTGTCAGAAGAATCGTTACTCCTTTTTTCTTCAGTTCAAGCAATAATGTACGAATGTTTTGGACACTTGTTTTATCAAGTCCATTAAATGGCTCGTCAAGAATAAGTAAAGAAGGTCCCTCCATAATCGCTTGTGCAATCCCTAATTTTTGTTTCATACCTAAAGAATACTTTTTTACAGGTTGCCTATTTTTAGGATCTAACCCCACTCTCTCAAGTGTAGCCTTAATCGTAGTATCGCTTATTTTATTTTGAATGGCTGCTAAGTAACGCAAATTTTTAATTCCAGAATAGTCTTCTAGAAATTGAGGTGTCTCAATGATGATTCCTGTATTTTTAGGAAAATCCACTTCATTTCCAAGTTTTTGTCCAAATACTTTAATTTCACCACTATCAGGGGCAATGAGGCCACTAAGAATTTTAAATAAAATGGATTTTCCACACCCATTATGACCAATAAAGCCATATGCTTTGCCCTTTTCTATAGACAAAGATACAGAATGGAAAATGATTTGCTTTTTAAAAGATTTAGATACATCTTTTGCTTCTAAAACTAAATCGTCCATCGTTTAACCCCTTTCCGAAAAGAATAATGTATTCTTCTTGCTAGTGACATAAAGATATCCTACAGAAATACCAATGATCACAAATTGTATAAATAGAAAGTAAAAGTACGTTCCATGATTTTTTAGAATGTTAGCAACAAATGCATGCTGACCTAAAATAAATGGAAAAACTAATTGAAAAAAATAGAGGAATACAACGAAAATAAAACCACTGCTTAGTCGGTTAAATTTAATTGAAACTGCAAGCTGTACACATGAAATACAAAACGCACCTATAAATTGTCCAAAAAATGCAGGAAGTAAAAGCCTTTGAAGTATGTCCTCCTGTGGGAGGTCTAGCCAAGAGAAAAATGCCTCAGTGATCTGCGTAGTTCGTTCATATAAAGAAAACGAACTAATCAGCAACATTAAATAATAGATATATAGCATTGCAAAGATAATCAAATAGAGGGACAAAACATGGAGAACTATAAAAAGCACACGCTTCTTAATTCTTAATAAACAATTGATTGCATGCTTCCCCATCATTTGGGCTATGTATATATCTACAATTATCGCCATTGCGATATAGGGAAGTAACAATATGAAAATTTGAATAAAATGTAAATTTTCAAGTGGCATAAACCCAATACTTACTAAATAAAAATCCATCGCAGAATGATACAAGTCACTCCGATTAAATAATGTATGAAAAATGAAAATCCCTGTCATCCAACCTAAAATGAAGAATGCTTTCTTGTAAATAAAGCAAAGATTGTATCGAATAATTGACAGTAAGCGGAAAGTCATTCGTTAGTAATTCACCCCTTTAGACAGACGCACAGAAAAGAATAAGAAACCTAGACTTAATATAATAAAAGGAACATACAACATGAATGAACGTAGCAAAAGTGTATTTTCATGTGGGTTTAAATAATAGATACTTACAAAACTTAAATCTAGTAGCTTTAATATAGGGATATTGTATAAATTTACAATTGAGTTAAAAAGTAGTAGGAAAAAGTTTATACTCATACCTAAACTCTTGTACTGTCTTTTCGTTATACTTTGCCAATACAAATAAAAACTCCCTATAAAAAAAAGTGTCACAAAAAACTTCACTGCAAAAAGACTAATTACAATAATTGGTGAGAGATCGAGGAAAAAAAGCGTATATGGATCAAGTCCCCATTCGGTTTCTTTGCTCCATTCGGATCTTCCTCCAAGCACTAAAAAAGCTTCTATAATAACTACGCCAAACACATATATCGGTAGAAATACGCTTAGGAAAATCATTGCCATTATTTGAACTTTTAATAAAGTAGCTTTTGTATGTAGTCTCCCTGCGCAATATCGCAGG
Proteins encoded in this region:
- a CDS encoding DUF5301 domain-containing protein produces the protein MKKIYKLILIVLFPLIILFVTTSLLTRDSTFNKEVIDRLDIEEINEIEIIRASDEKTITVTDADNISNIMQLFKNKEIRKVFFAKSDFKEAYWLTLRINDNREVGIRLDDSTHLFVYLYEENYMKDYKLLDKLDTKYIEELF
- a CDS encoding GNAT family N-acetyltransferase yields the protein MNYNVEVLLENHEAFVTFLNTSLREFNNEHSRYHKEIRKVGAVQPLNVIVSNDNEWIGGLTAEVYWDWLEINKFWFSKEYRRQGLGEKLLLQAEATAIRMGATKALLTTYDFQARSFYEARGYIVVGEIKDYPPGSSYYTMVKHLV
- a CDS encoding transmembrane Fragile-X-F protein encodes the protein MGVAEVLTIVFIVLKLTEVITWSWWIVLLPSLISFSIYVLLLLGKVAIVIATIVTVKKRKK
- a CDS encoding hydralysin-2, producing the protein MQTQLIREKFLFSDLPAMNSSYDKVREAFKEKFKVNPDGIAVNSETYFKGVTPAITEQYGHPCYKTLGDFTYTKGDGAPPKSVIVGSNIAVNHGDEAATMTLEVQGSWQSQQTWSTESTTGLTFASKFTIEGFFESGMEFSVSTTIGESKTETESKTATAKIEVTVPPRSKKKVVIVGTLKKETMHFRAPIFVNGMFGANFPKRVQDHYFWFLNATSVLKNTSGEISGTIKNSAVFDVHTEIGKTEPLTAEELSEFMALTK
- the tsaA gene encoding tRNA (N6-threonylcarbamoyladenosine(37)-N6)-methyltransferase TrmO translates to MQYSIQPVAIVNNNRKEIEDDNWGSIMSTIELTENFNELSLKGVDEFSHLEIIFYFDKVADEKIQYDARHPRNNKNYPEVGIFAQRGKNRPNKLGVTIVELIEIKQKTLIVKGLDAIDGTPIIDIKPVMREFLPKGDVKQPNWSTSLMDKYWG
- a CDS encoding PD-(D/E)XK nuclease family protein; the protein is MFEISPFPTFSWSLSRHKTLTSCARKYGYEYYFSHNGWLSHQVEPFHQHVYRLKKLQAMPILFGQIVHRLIEQTIIDYLQTKTVPSVSELVNRARGQLNAAFIDSTRHVDLWRHKPNKFYMMQEIYYEGKLNAELITDYKNRLEAVFTNFLLSETFLQITAHTGSLRIGEPEQFRSMKIEDTQVFVVMDFHYYDDIEDKWIIIDWKTGGQSDDDRQQLALYAYYIQQKYGVSLEKIEVYNEYLVTGERKQYMFTSFDMDNILHTFRHSVLEMKKFQADILSNEPVDLEDFEQTQDKWRCLRCNFKELCANK
- a CDS encoding sulfite exporter TauE/SafE family protein — its product is MEYVLFLVIGIAGNVIGTLVGGGGLITLPTMMLMGVPVHSAIGANKVSNMVSAFSSFYTIFKRKELSWSEMRSVLLVSLIGGTLGGLFASFMSGQTLTLIAIILLGFALIMSFIGGADFGEVESFKMNRKNGPILLGVGFYDGLFGPGSSTLALYTYAHEKLSYIKAVGLSRVGVFAMCSGAAITYIATGKIEWPLTIVLMLGSIIGAQIGIVLARKVKANQVKILLRVVTIVLILQLIYDFFQQL
- a CDS encoding DUF1648 domain-containing protein; translated protein: MHEQLKTPTPKLCKQLTIIVATIFTAGITATVLQYHKLPSSIPVLQSFTTDHAQFGPKIAIFYLPFVALMLFLLLHYLEIKAAYPLVRKHKPTLSHIERQNGIITFCLMKNSILLYFTYSLFNDLSVAMGHNRILQQWHAYGFLALLFIIFIAGIIRGLYLQHKTKS
- a CDS encoding ABC transporter ATP-binding protein, yielding MDDLVLEAKDVSKSFKKQIIFHSVSLSIEKGKAYGFIGHNGCGKSILFKILSGLIAPDSGEIKVFGQKLGNEVDFPKNTGIIIETPQFLEDYSGIKNLRYLAAIQNKISDTTIKATLERVGLDPKNRQPVKKYSLGMKQKLGIAQAIMEGPSLLILDEPFNGLDKTSVQNIRTLLLELKKKGVTILLTSHMQKDIELICDEVFEFNDKKLKKLKVNELSNEDEHF